The DNA sequence aaattattctggACTTAGTTGCTGTCCTAGAAAGATTTAAATTTGTTCTTGAATATAGTGTTACATAGAAAGTGCAAACTACTGTAATTTTACTGTAACAAAGTCAGAGCTTTCAACAGGAACAAAAAGAATTCTAGTTTAAAGGCTCAGCAGGAGAGTGGCTGTGGCAAATATACTTTGTCCCACTATCTGATTACAAATAACATTGCCATGATAGGGAAGGACATTAAATATTTCAAGTAAATACAAGTTCATTAGTATCTGAAATGGCTAGAGGCAGTGTGGATGCTGGATGGGACTGACAGAAAGTGCATTACACACATATGCTCGATAAAGAATGTAGTCAGTATTTAATCAGGTGCAACAAAAAGAATCGTGCAAGTaaatctttatactgtatgtgaagtCTAAAGACATTAAATGGGAAGAGTTTACTGGATAAACAAGGACATACTCAGCATAGGATTAGTAAACACTATACTTTTGGGTAGTGGTACAAAAAGTAATAAGGAATTGGGACAGGGGTAATGAGATGTATGTGTTTAATTAAAGAGAAACTTTctatagtgagaaaaagtaaaAAGTCCCCCGTAAAAAACTAGTTTACAAAAAATTGGTCACTCAGAAACCTTTGATTCTTCCCCACCTACCCAGCAGATTGGTAACTAATAAATAGTACAACACCAGGGTATTAAATCGAATAGGTCTGCTCCTTGCATCTGATAATCCAacaaataatccaataaatacaattaattagtaAAGTAGATGCTTCTAATAAATTATAAATCAATTACTCAAAATACTTATCAGATAAATTCATTAATTGTAATATAATGtgcaaaaattaatttgaatttgtagCTAATTGATTATACGTAAGGTATacatcatttattcatttttatcactTTCTATTATAATTAATGAATTTAGCTGATAAGCATTTTGAGTAAttgatttataatttatttggaGTATCTACTTtactaattaattgtatttatttgattatttattggATTATGAGGTTCAGACCTATTAGATTTAATACCCTGGTGTCGTACAATTTTTAGTTACCAATCTCCTAAATCTGTATGCTGGGTAGGTGGGGAAGAATCAAAGGTTTCTAAGTGACCAACTTTTTGTCAACTAGTTTTATGCAGGGTACTTTTTCTCTCTATAGAGAATTTCTCTTTAATCATTTTACACTGACTTGGGTCAGACTTCTGCTATAACTAATTGGATATAACTATAACATGTATGTGTTTAATAGCAAGTGTACGAACTGCTTACACTCTAGCTGTTTTAGACATCCAACTCCTTTTATCTTTAGCCAAGCAGCATTTATGATTCATAACGCACATATGAAATGAGCCACTCTAATGGATGTGAGATTTCTGCCCCTTTCCTATTTAATTGTCATCGAAAGTAATTCATTTTGTATTCTGACAAAGCTGTAAGGTGAGGATCACATGGGCCACTTTAGTCAACCCTCAACCCAGGCTGCACACCCTGAAGACAGCCTGAAACGTTTAATAAAACTTCATTTATTCTTCACCAAGTCCTGTGACTGAGGCTTATTTTTggacggtatatatatatatatataatgatatgggggcaaattcactaacgggtgaaaattcgcctgcgctggcttcgcacacatcgcaaaacttcgccaggcggaAATTCACCTGGACAGCGCTAATTCaggaagatccgaagttgcgcacagggttacgaacgctggcgaaattacgccagcgaaattacgctcagcagttcaaagttacgccaGTGTTGGCTAGttagcatacagcgtgcagttaaagtacaatgggcgtatgtgctgcagcaaatacattacaatacacaaggccagggaaccttaataaaattatataaagttattataattccctacacatgtacccacagtatagtttaggtgccatatgttatcaaatgtaggggggaaggagggtacccaaaaataaatttacaatctttttcagtctatcaccctttaaataggaaaaaacgctagcgtttttttggacttttcaacttttttgaggaactcctactctattgcacttcgcctggtctgaggtggcgaaggcaagtctggcgatagaggtaacagtcagtaaaatcaaaaacttagtgaattcaCGTATTAATGCTCTTTCGTCagaccgaaaatttgcctggtgttagagCGCAAAtatgcgccagagtctatctccttggtgaaattacgccagcgttagccacttcgccctttagtaaatttcccccatgggAGGTACCCGCACTCTGTCTCCAACTTCCACTTCCCAGGTGCTTCCAAGCACAGTGCacgttataaaaaatattttggtgacTTTAATGAAACCGGTGTGCTGGTCCCCTTTGAacagttgtgtgtatatatatatttgtttacaggTAAGCCTTTTTTCAGTGGTAACCTTATAAATGGAGCGTTCTGACagctggggcagatttatcaagggtcgaataggaaattcgaatttcgagatttatcaaaccctgggaataatttgaattagactattcaccacctaaaacctgccgagttcatgtataagtcaacggaAGAAGTCCagagacccatttgaagatgtttaatagccttcctgacattcaagtttctttcggagaaaaaactagaTTCGAGTTTATTCGGGTCAGTACTATTCGTTAAAATTTTAGatatataggggctgattcactatgggtcgaatatcgagggttaattaaccctcgatattcaactaggaattgaaatccttcgacttcgaatatcgaagtcgaaggatttagcacagaaaattcgatcgaacgatcaaaggattattccttcgatcgaatgattaaatcctttgaatcaaacgattcgaaggattttaatccaacgatcgaaggaatatccttcgatcaaaaaaacttaggcaagcctatggggaccttccccaaagagacagtacttcgactggtcgaatagtcgaacgatttttacttcgaatccttcgattcgaagtcgtagtcgaaggtcgaagtagcccattcgatggtcgaagtagcctaaaaaaaccttcgaaattcgaagtttttttactttgaatccttcactcgaagttagtgaatcagcccctaaatgtttttattgcaaaacctcccaattgaattttgagtatattcatatttattagagtttaaaaaaattcacatgaattcgaaatttgacctttgataaatgggcctccccatgttccATTTATAACTTAAAAGAACAGACATACTCTTTTGGAACACAGATATCTTTCCTTGTGTCTCTAACCCTGCTACCATCTTGGGGTGCTTGTTCACAGAAGATATGTGTCCAGAGTCAGTCTGACTCACCAGAAAACAGAAAATCTATCAATTAAGAAAAGCAGGGATCAGGGCCACACCTGCCATTAGACAAGGTGAGAACCTGGCTTCAGTTGGCAGCGAGTGGTCACATTCCACGGGCGGCAAAAATCCTCCTCTGGTAACTCTTCTAGACCAGAGAGTACAGGAGGAAGGGAGGCCTGGACAACACAGGGAAACACTTGTGCAGAGATATAGTGAAGTGGAGGAAAGGGcattgagggtcatttatcaacactgggcaaatttgcccatgacagtaacccatgacaaccaatcaattttctgcattcattgttctacttgggGCTGGCTTTAAATAGCtattctctgattggttgctatggggaactgcccatgggcaaatttgcccagtgttgataaatgagcctcgcTGCCAAGGCTGTGCCTTATGTGACATTAACCTGAGAAGCTGAAGCTGATTTAATGCTTCAGAAGAACTAAGCCATCTGTAGTACAGAGAGGAGAAGTGAGCATTACTACTACTTCAAGGTTGGTGGGTGGGAGTATAATCTGGTATTACTTCCTCCTCACACATATTGCCAACCAATATTATTTCTTGTGTTCCtttttttcttgtacttgatggtaactaagctgcatgaattcatattggtggcaaaaaatcctattgggtttattacatgtttagattatttttaacagaattaaattgtggcaatccaaattatgaaaagatcccttgtctggaaaactacaaatcccaagcattccagtTAATAAAtcctattatttttcatttatatgatGTTATGCTCCAGTCTAAAATGTGGTGCTTATCTACAAATATGGGTGTGTGCCAAGGTTTTGTATTTGTACAGAAAATCATAAAACAGTATCATTTTCATAAAACCAATATGCTGGAAGCTTACATGTCGGGCTTAAGTATAATACTTCTTTATGAAGGCACATAATAAAAAACCTCTGACCACCAGCTGTGAGCTAACACCACCGTATCCATTCCTAGCAGGCACATAAtagcaaaatattaaataatgtagGTAAGCAGTGAACACACTGCAATATAAGCCCTGTTTACAATTAGAGTTTATCTTCAGGATATTCTCACTTAAATAGGAAATAAAGGATATGTCTTATGGTGTCCACAGAACGTTTCATTTCTGTTTACCTCTGTGATGCAAATGGGAACCAGACACAATTGGATTTACAAATAAGAATAGGGCTGCCATATTGCAATGCTGCCTGCACTTTAACTAAGGTTACTAACAACATTCTTTAATCTTAACCTTTCACTGAtttgtaaaaatgcatttaattgttttattatgtgaCAAGTTACATTTCACTGAATtgttacattttcacaaaataatcGAGTTTTTTTGCAAAACCCTATGGAAATAtaaacctgaacatcatgaaggctaataACATGTTCAAAAGTttaaaggacctctgccattgacctctacatgacctcaacaggttttagctggagtatttttggattcgcgCTGTTTCCAGCCTtcgggtattaaaaaaaaatgtttacaaaaaacccaaaaattctattttttttttagccaaaaaacctgaatttttttcaGGTTAGATACAACtcaaactttagtaaatctgcccctaagaggaaCACCCCATACTGATGGTGCAAGACTACTGTAATAGAAAAGGAAGTCTCTGTTCATGAGAGTATAGGGGAACTATAgataagaaacacatttttgagctaattattattattatgtgcatAATTCACATTATTCACATTATCACATTATTATGTGCATAATTCCCATTTCGAATTTGTGAGTATTGacgataaaaaaatgaaaattttaattttaattttcaattcaaccattaataaatctgccccttattatttctcttatcatcaattatttatacagcaccagcaagttaccaagcactttacattttacaatatataacaaacaggtCTTACAATGATTAGAGAATAAAAAAGGTTCAGAgaggccctgctcacaagagcttacatacTACAGACTATATAAATTCAAATAAGacaaggggcatgtttattataCTTGATCAGAAGCACTCAGCATTATTACCCATTTGAATCTTCACTCCCAGATGCAAACTGCATGTGGGGAGAAATTGCATGTTCCATTGATAAATTCTAACATTTCAAAAATGGTGTAATGAAAAAATTGGGGGTGTTAAAGTGACCACATCTGCTTTGTACTGCATTAAGTGATAGCAAGCAAGACTTGATTTAGTGAGAGGCAACACCATTTGTTAGACATGCTTGCTATTAAACTCTTACTTGTTTAACAACAGTTTCCCAATAAATGAATAATGTATCCTGGGAGATCATACTTCCTTGATGTGGTTAATCTTCCCTGAATAAAATACatccaatttcctttttttcctcctTTGTTAAATCCTCAAACAAATAATATCCGATGTTTTAATATTAGTATTTCCCTAACACGTAAATAATGCTCAGCAAAGCTGAATTTGtttgtattgctttattattaaatatatttttattaatcctCACCTCTGCACCCTACACCCAAAGCAGATTATAAGTAACCCGGTACATATGTTTAGCCAGTCACTTGCATCAGAACATGGGAACTTGAGCAATTTTTCCGTGCGCAGATTTGGCACATAGAAAGAATTGGTTGCAGGTGCAATGTTCATCATCATCCTGTGACTGGTAGGTTTATAGGTAACCAAGCTATTACTCTGCTGTATACTCAAACATGTTTTCCACTGGTATGGCTCTATGCAATGAACGAGTGGGAAATGGAAAGACAGGAGCTGACCAATGATAATCAAATATTGATAAAGACATTAGTATGGAGACAATCTTTGGTCCTTGTCTCtggtaagaaaaacaaaaaatacactgGGTTATTAGATTTAGACAAATGAGTCTAATTTGCTCTATCAGTGAGAATATAAAGTCAAGAGAGTTCCCTGGAAAGTGCTCATTTACACATGCTTGGCACAAGAACAGGACAAGTTTCGTTTTGTAAGTACAGACTATGATCCCTGTTTTTTTAAGATGGTAATACAGCTCATAGAAATATATTGCTTAAACATTCACAGTCGATGGGATTTACTTTACTGTAAGAAGAAATGAGATCTCTCTGACCAGGACCAATGTGTTGAAGAAGTGTAACTTCATTTCTTTATAGGGTTATTTATTTTGAGAAAAGCTGTGAATCGAGAAGATGAACGTCATCCTGGCTTGTTTAATTGTGCTTCTGACTGCGTCTCAAACTCTGGCTGAAGAAATGGAATTCAATGAAGACAGTTTCTATCCATACAGTGACCAAATTCAGGTATGTGTATATTGTAAAGGCATTCTGCAATTTAGGCCTATATAGTACAGCCTTATGTATAGTTAATGTAATGAGGTCATATCTAATCGCTTTGCCAATGATTGTTCTACATGATTTTTGGTGATAAGCTATGTTTTTGTAagagtttgatttttttgatctTGCCAATCCAGCCACAAATAGATTAAAtcaagaaatataaatatgtttctattttATAAAGAATGTTTTTAACAAGAAAATAGGTGATTAATCCCCGTAGTTGAGAGGCAGCAATGAAACCTTAATGAATGCTTGATTACCATGAAGACTGTTCAAGCAGATGCATCTGACATAAATCCTCAAGAGAACATGGGGCTGGGAAATAGTGGATAAGAAATCCATTAAGCTTAAATTAGCTTAATGTTTATTTCATTTGCTACTTCTTTTGGTTTAAGAGATATATGCTTGAATTAAGCTCATTTGGTCATCCTTGCACAGAGAAGTGCAAAGAATTTCAGTGTATAACAGTTATACAACAGTACAAGAGCACTGTGAAATACTTGTACAATATAACACAACATTTAGCTTGAATTTAATTCATTTGCAGTGTGCTTAGTGTGTTTTTTAGCAGAccttgggggttatgtaataaaaagcactaagtttgcgcaggggcagtaacccatagcaaccaatcagcaggtagcatttaccagtcatctgtttaaaagcaaacatcttattggttgttatgggttagtgCTAATGGGCAAACgtaatgctttttattacatatggggactTAAGTTTAaacatttagtgggttatttactaaactccgaatgcaaaaatcacggaaaatttgtgatttttttttatataaaatcggacttttaaaaaatcttgaattttttataccccgaggatggaaaagtcataatcagaaaatcaggcatctcagacctgttgaggttgcatataagtcaatgggagaagtcccaatgatttttttatgttcactGTGTTTTTgccaataccccaaagtttttggagtttccaggcaaaattctgagatttcagatgaaaaaatcttgaaaatcggatgaaaaatcagaaaaaatcttgaaaatcagatgaaaaatcagaaaaaatcatgaaaatctgattttttgtgatttttttaagatttttttcccacaaacaaaaatttcgggaaagtgtattaataaataagcccaaaaaatctgtgcagatttggtcggagttttttcagaaagtattgagataaattcggactttgataattaatccccttaataaacccaataggcttttttgccaccaaaaaaaattgaattatttgcttaaaatgctctCTATGAGTCAATACCTTTAAtagtgctttattattacagagaaaaggtaaattattttttaaaaattaaaattattttcttaaaatgcacttTACTTTCTTGCGATTTTGAGCTTTcttaataatgggtttccagataagggatccaaaacctttaataaaagtaaCTTGGacatgatggtaactaagatgcatgaatccacattggtggcaaaacaattctgttgggtttattttatgtttaaatgatttttagcacacTTAAGGCATGGTGACCCAATTTACAgcccatatctggaaaactccaggtcccaaggaCTCCAGATAATAGCTGTTCCATAATATTCTACATAACCATACTTGTACTATAACTGTatagtttttgccaaaaaattagtcTGCTTCTTTAATCCAGtttgcagaatttaaaaaaaaaaaggttggttcTGTTGTGGTTTCTTTATGTCAAAATGCCAAGGTAAggttaatgaaaaatagaaaagatTTCAGATACAGGCAGCAACACTGATAAAGAGAATAAGGCAATTCAATTATAAAGAACATCTTTCAAAATAACATTTCCTTAATTCAGAAAAATTGCACTGCAGAGGAATTGgattacaaatattttaattaccAATATAAAGCCCTTATGGAGAACTATTTATGCCTCATTCTAGGCTAATAGAAGCATTGCAAGAACATTCTTATATGACCAATTAACTTAAGCTGAAAAACTCCAGTGAGAAAGTTCATGGCACAAATATACGGACGTATAATGTGCATTGGCCCCACTGAAATAATATAGTTAAAGCACAATACGAGAAATATAagcaatttgaatttcaagctaaaaaCAGACAATTTATCAGATTTATCAGATGTCAGATTGTTACTCCTGGTAAATATTTCACATCAACTGTGTTttgtaacatttataaaaactttaGCACAAGATACTGTGATATATTATGTGTGGTTTTAAGATctatactgtgtatgtatatatatatatatatatatatatatatatgtgtgtgtgtgtgtgtgtgtgtgccataattgTTTTActgataatttaaatgtttcaaatGTTGTGCCTTTGTGTTTGATGTTCTCCTAATTGTCGTGATTTACAAAAATGGACAAAGAAATTGATCCTTAAatacattatccataaagctcttaattacgagaaggccatctcccatggattccagcaaataatgaaatacttttcaaaatgatttattttctctctgtaatacctgtaataaaacagtaccttgtacttaataccaactaagctacatgaatccaaattgggggccaaacaatcctactgggtttatttcatgttacaaTGATTCTaggcagatttaaggtatgataaTCCAAATTGGATTGGAGAGAATCTGGAAAATCCCGGTCcccagcattccagataatatatcctatactGATTTTAACAATCAGTATTTTCTTAAAGCTTTGCATCCTCTTCTTTTCTAGGCAGAATTAGTAGAAGACCCAGTATTTGAAAGGTATCTGCTAAGGCCTGCAAGGAGACCTAAATCTGAGAAATTTTATCCAATAATAGGAAAGAGGAACAATGGTAAGAAAGCAATCACTTGCTTTGAATGTTGATTCAGACAGTTTCATGTTTTATGAATATAGTTTAAAATTTGTTCTTTTAATTATGGGAACATGACACCAACATTACAGAATCCAGTATTTCAGTAATGGCTCTCTAAGGTTTGTCTTAGCAGCTGAAATGGAAACGTTTCTTTTGGGTTTTAGATAAAGGGAATGGACAGGTGGAACTCAAGAGTCAAAAaagctcatattttattttatctttgtcTAAATAATGTACAATTAATTATTTATCATATGATGTGCGTTcctaaggatattgtaagttctattttttatataagccTCCCAACCAGACACCCATAGCTCTCATACAAAAGAAAGCCATGATTCACCAGTGGaagatcaattttaaaaaaaagtttatatactCCTGTTATGTTTTATATCACAGACCTACAATGTCCTACTAACCAATATTATTGGCAACATTGATGTTCATATCTATTGTACTATGAGACCACAAGTACTTGTACTAATGGCATATGTTCTCTTGTAATATGGCTGACCATTTCTTACCACCAACAAACCTTCATTTAGGTCACACTCACTGTTatcatttctgtatttctttttccTAAACATAAAAATGACCCCAGCATATATACTGAATAATCCTAAATAGTATGGAAGTTAACTGAATCTTCATCTGCTTCCTACTGATAATGCACATCTTCTATTTTCAGACTTTAAGGAAACCTCTCCAAAAAGTAAGTATATGATCCTTATAACTTGTGCTATATTTATGCAAAGTGACAATATTCTTCATTAAGTTACAATGAGGCAGAGGATAGTTGTTCCGTATCTACCCTGTcataaactaagggggttatttattaaaggtcaagttgtgaaatctcgaaaaaaaattaaaggaaaaaaaaacttgatttttttcgagatttattataccctgatgctgcaaaaagcctgaatctgaaaatcgtCATCTCTGACCTGTtgtggtcctgtataagtcaatgggagaggcacttatcccaatttgaagttatatttgaagtttagcctgaaaatccgactttttcaggGCTTTCGAGAATTTAGCAATTtcggaaaaagcccaaaaaaatttcaCTAGGTTTTATCGATTGTTTTCAGTAAGTGCAACTGTGCTCATATTAGAAtaaaaggcaggaaggactgagcataAGTACCTATAAtaaatggggttttacatgcaactgactgcaggggaTAATTTGCCGAACACAACTGTGCTTGCAGCCGTAGATTACCCCTAAAGTGTTTAAGCCAGGCCAATAATCAATTTTACTCAATCAGCAGTTTTGGAAAACAGGCATCTGATTGGATGTTATTAGTAACTAGACATTGAGGAACTTTTGAAGAccatttattacaggttgaattttagtggtgttTTTTTGAATTCATGATTAAACTCTTTTTCTCATAAACAACGAATGCCgtgaaaatgtttaaaagatcCATGTATAAATagtatgtatggaaataaaagctacaaatatgaatatctctaaaacctctaaaaaaatttaatttttcagacaattactagcaacatctgaaaagtctgaatgtttatttaaaaaaaaaaaaaaggtccaaaaggatcagcccctctcccattgacttctatgggacctagACGgcttttacttggtgcagttttgtattcgatttttttcatgggttttgcacttgataaatctcaaatgtgttagagaatttaaaaaaataggaatgtttagagaaaaaaaaatgattcgtaaaaaaaaaggaaatctgaatgttagtaaattggccccttagactCGTTACTGCACAAGCCTAATATTTCTAAGACCAGAAGCACTCCCTTAACTTGACCTGTAGATAATTTTTGCTCAAATATATTACagctaattttctgtttttttaaatttattatacacTTTCATTTCCCACAATTTCCAATCAACCTGTTCTTCTTGTCTACAAAGCACAatggaaataatgttttaatcaatagaaattaaaaaaaaaaatggagcaataACTTTCCAATTTACATCCCATGCGCTTGTACAGAAAACATATTATCAAATACTTATAAATTATATACACTGGTTTTCATGTTTATCCATTTTTCAATTACAAATATCTATAAAGTAGCAAAGagattgcaaaaataaaataatttttttttgtgtgtgatgcATCCCAAATAATATGGGTAAATATTGATAATAATTGATAACTTACTCTTGGGAAACAGAAGCATTTTATTATGTATGGAGCTGTCATATGTTTGCACTACATTGTCCTCATTATTAACAGAAGTTGCTGTTTAGCAGCTGAAGTCAGGACACCTATTCCAGTGTCAAAAATTGTGAACTGATTTATTAGCATTATTCTACAGCACCTAcgcacacacagaaaaaaaaatcagatttatcGAAAATAGTTCAATCAATTTAGTGATGTAGAAGTATCTGTACCTAAAACGATTCTGTGCATATTTCTGAAATCCTATTTATGTGATTATAGGGAATAAAATCTTCATTGGACTGATGGGCA is a window from the Xenopus laevis strain J_2021 chromosome 6L, Xenopus_laevis_v10.1, whole genome shotgun sequence genome containing:
- the LOC121394541 gene encoding tachykinin-like peptide, producing MNVILACLIVLLTASQTLAEEMEFNEDSFYPYSDQIQAELVEDPVFERYLLRPARRPKSEKFYPIIGKRNNDFKETSPKRNKIFIGLMGKRSLPSGHNFIGLMGKRALTAESEERMNDLYFSRRHTRPVTSNCTRPIKTNIAERRDGL